Sequence from the Thermocoleostomius sinensis A174 genome:
GATAGGCGGCGTCGATCGATTGTTTCAGTTGAGCTAAGTGCTTGCGAATCAAGCTAGAACAGTAATCGCCTTGGGGCGGCATGATTAGAGGGTAACTCATCAACTGCTCCCAGGTGAGATGATGGTCTGGTACTTCTGCATTGGGCGGCAACAGGGCCACGTATTCATCGCGCATCACTTCCCACGTTTGCAGATCTTCCGCAGGCGGCATACAAATTAGCCCAATATCGGCACGCCCTTCCCGCAAGCACTGTTCCACTTTATCATCACCACGATATTCCAAGAGCGTGACACTAATGCCCGGAAACCGTTGACGAAATTGCGCAATAACTCCTGGCAAAAGGTGCGTACCAGCACTACGGAATGAAACCAGCCGTACATGGCCGCCCTGCAATCCTTTGGAGAGTTGCGCTTCTTTGCCAATCACCTCGACTAATCCCAAAATTTCTTGAGCATGACAGACAATTTGTTCTCCGATCGGCGTCAACGTTGCCCCATGACGACCGCGAGATACTAACACTACGCCCAATTCTTCTTCTAGACTGGCGATCGCATGACTGATGGCTGACTGAGATACTTGAAGATGGAGGGCCGCTTCACTGAAATTGCCGTGCTTGGCTACTGCTATGAGCGATCGAAGTTGAGAAAGTTTAATCGCTTCTAAATTCATGAACTCAACCTGCTTGAATATCCGTCGTCAAACGCTGCTACTTCTAAGTTCGGTTGATGGGAGGTCTTAAGCTGCTGTCAATTGCCCTCGCTGACTCATCTCCTTCAGAGTATCTAGGAAGGCATAAACGGCGGGTGATTGCAAGGCCTCTGCCAAAATTGCCACACCGATAATCCGCTCCAAGGGATTCGGTAAGCTCCGTTTTTGAATGCCAACGGGAATCGGCTCAGCCGCTAGCCGTGGAATAATACCTACCCCTAACCCCTGCCGAATCATGCTGACGATCGTGGAGTCTTCTCGCACTTCGTACGTGGGCTTTAGTGATTTACCTAA
This genomic interval carries:
- a CDS encoding LysR family transcriptional regulator, which encodes MNLEAIKLSQLRSLIAVAKHGNFSEAALHLQVSQSAISHAIASLEEELGVVLVSRGRHGATLTPIGEQIVCHAQEILGLVEVIGKEAQLSKGLQGGHVRLVSFRSAGTHLLPGVIAQFRQRFPGISVTLLEYRGDDKVEQCLREGRADIGLICMPPAEDLQTWEVMRDEYVALLPPNAEVPDHHLTWEQLMSYPLIMPPQGDYCSSLIRKHLAQLKQSIDAAYHIQEDSTIVGMVMQGLGATIMARLAAEPLPPEARVYPLPVRLERVIRSAVLANALHPPAVYAFLDTLKQVSRANRDLWMQKVAIDAANAPALNA